The Ovis aries strain OAR_USU_Benz2616 breed Rambouillet chromosome 11, ARS-UI_Ramb_v3.0, whole genome shotgun sequence genome window below encodes:
- the COPZ2 gene encoding coatomer subunit zeta-2 isoform X2 produces the protein MQRPEAWPRPHPGEGAAAAPTGGPAPPARAGEPAALRLQEPSLYTIKAVFILDNDGHRLLAKYYDDTFPSMKEQMAFEKNVFNKTSRTDSEIAFFGGMTIVYKSSIDLFLYVVGSSYENELMLMSVLTCLFESLNHVLRKNVEKRWLLENMDGAFLVVDEIVDGGVILESDPQQVIQKVNFRADDSGLTEHSVAQVSLPRLILLLWSFLPWH, from the exons ATGCAGCGGCCGGAGGCCTGGCCACGTCCGCACCCGGGGGAGGGGGCCGCGGCCGCCCCGACTGGGGGCCCGGCGCCGCCCGCCCGAGCTGGGGAGCCCGCGGCGCTGCGG TTGCAGGAACCTTCCCTCTACACTATCAAGGCCGTTTTCATCCTAGATAATGACGGACACCGCCTGCTGGCCAAG TATTATGATGACACATTCCCCTCCATGAAAGAGCAGATGGCCTTCGAGAAAAATGTCTTCAACAAGACCAGCCGAACTGACA GTGAGATTGCATTTTTCGGGGGCATGACCATCGTCTACAAGAGCAGCATTGACCTCTTCCTGTATGTGGTGGGCTCATCCTACGAGAATGAG CTGATGCTCATGTCTGTTCTCACCTGCCTGTTTGAGTCCCTGAACCACGTGCTAAG GAAGAACGTGGAGAAGCGCTGGTTGCTGGAGAACATGGACGGAGCCTTCCTGGTGGTGGATGAGATTGTGGATGGCGG CGTGATTCTGGAGAGTGACCCTCAGCAAGTGATCCAGAAAGTGAATTTTAGG GCGGATGACAGCGGCTTGACTGAACACAGTGTGGCCCAG GTCTCTCTGCCCAGACTAATCCTGCTTTTATGGAGCTTCCTGCCCTGGCACTAA
- the COPZ2 gene encoding coatomer subunit zeta-2 isoform X1, with the protein MQRPEAWPRPHPGEGAAAAPTGGPAPPARAGEPAALRLQEPSLYTIKAVFILDNDGHRLLAKYYDDTFPSMKEQMAFEKNVFNKTSRTDSEIAFFGGMTIVYKSSIDLFLYVVGSSYENELMLMSVLTCLFESLNHVLRKNVEKRWLLENMDGAFLVVDEIVDGGVILESDPQQVIQKVNFRVRVILHPPLLPSPPGSPSHPLYLRSSLCLGKGNPSSSSRSSHWVDALLKGSSSLEGCQPVKEISVLFPWPIINTSQSSLVRSTD; encoded by the exons ATGCAGCGGCCGGAGGCCTGGCCACGTCCGCACCCGGGGGAGGGGGCCGCGGCCGCCCCGACTGGGGGCCCGGCGCCGCCCGCCCGAGCTGGGGAGCCCGCGGCGCTGCGG TTGCAGGAACCTTCCCTCTACACTATCAAGGCCGTTTTCATCCTAGATAATGACGGACACCGCCTGCTGGCCAAG TATTATGATGACACATTCCCCTCCATGAAAGAGCAGATGGCCTTCGAGAAAAATGTCTTCAACAAGACCAGCCGAACTGACA GTGAGATTGCATTTTTCGGGGGCATGACCATCGTCTACAAGAGCAGCATTGACCTCTTCCTGTATGTGGTGGGCTCATCCTACGAGAATGAG CTGATGCTCATGTCTGTTCTCACCTGCCTGTTTGAGTCCCTGAACCACGTGCTAAG GAAGAACGTGGAGAAGCGCTGGTTGCTGGAGAACATGGACGGAGCCTTCCTGGTGGTGGATGAGATTGTGGATGGCGG CGTGATTCTGGAGAGTGACCCTCAGCAAGTGATCCAGAAAGTGAATTTTAGGGTGAGAGTCATCCTGCATCCCCCCTTACTCCCatcccctccaggctccccttcccATCCTCTGTACCTCCGGTCTTCCCTGTGTCTGGGCAAAGGGAACCCAAGCTCCTCTAGCAGAAGCAGCCACTGGGTTGATGCACTTCTGAAGGGGAGCAGCAGTTTGGAGGGATGTCAGCCAGTAAAAGAGATCTCTGTCCTCTTCCCTTGGCCAATTATAAATACCTCACAATCCTCCCTGGTGAGAAGTACAGACTGA
- the COPZ2 gene encoding coatomer subunit zeta-2 isoform X3, translated as MQRPEAWPRPHPGEGAAAAPTGGPAPPARAGEPAALRLQEPSLYTIKAVFILDNDGHRLLAKYYDDTFPSMKEQMAFEKNVFNKTSRTDSEIAFFGGMTIVYKSSIDLFLYVVGSSYENELMLMSVLTCLFESLNHVLRKNVEKRWLLENMDGAFLVVDEIVDGGVILESDPQQVIQKVNFRADDSGLTEHSVAQVLQSAKEQIKWSLLK; from the exons ATGCAGCGGCCGGAGGCCTGGCCACGTCCGCACCCGGGGGAGGGGGCCGCGGCCGCCCCGACTGGGGGCCCGGCGCCGCCCGCCCGAGCTGGGGAGCCCGCGGCGCTGCGG TTGCAGGAACCTTCCCTCTACACTATCAAGGCCGTTTTCATCCTAGATAATGACGGACACCGCCTGCTGGCCAAG TATTATGATGACACATTCCCCTCCATGAAAGAGCAGATGGCCTTCGAGAAAAATGTCTTCAACAAGACCAGCCGAACTGACA GTGAGATTGCATTTTTCGGGGGCATGACCATCGTCTACAAGAGCAGCATTGACCTCTTCCTGTATGTGGTGGGCTCATCCTACGAGAATGAG CTGATGCTCATGTCTGTTCTCACCTGCCTGTTTGAGTCCCTGAACCACGTGCTAAG GAAGAACGTGGAGAAGCGCTGGTTGCTGGAGAACATGGACGGAGCCTTCCTGGTGGTGGATGAGATTGTGGATGGCGG CGTGATTCTGGAGAGTGACCCTCAGCAAGTGATCCAGAAAGTGAATTTTAGG GCGGATGACAGCGGCTTGACTGAACACAGTGTGGCCCAG GTTCTTCAGTCTGCCAAGGAACAAATTAAATGGTCGTTACTGAAATGA
- the COPZ2 gene encoding coatomer subunit zeta-2 isoform X4, with amino-acid sequence MKEQMAFEKNVFNKTSRTDSEIAFFGGMTIVYKSSIDLFLYVVGSSYENELMLMSVLTCLFESLNHVLRKNVEKRWLLENMDGAFLVVDEIVDGGVILESDPQQVIQKVNFRVRVILHPPLLPSPPGSPSHPLYLRSSLCLGKGNPSSSSRSSHWVDALLKGSSSLEGCQPVKEISVLFPWPIINTSQSSLVRSTD; translated from the exons ATGAAAGAGCAGATGGCCTTCGAGAAAAATGTCTTCAACAAGACCAGCCGAACTGACA GTGAGATTGCATTTTTCGGGGGCATGACCATCGTCTACAAGAGCAGCATTGACCTCTTCCTGTATGTGGTGGGCTCATCCTACGAGAATGAG CTGATGCTCATGTCTGTTCTCACCTGCCTGTTTGAGTCCCTGAACCACGTGCTAAG GAAGAACGTGGAGAAGCGCTGGTTGCTGGAGAACATGGACGGAGCCTTCCTGGTGGTGGATGAGATTGTGGATGGCGG CGTGATTCTGGAGAGTGACCCTCAGCAAGTGATCCAGAAAGTGAATTTTAGGGTGAGAGTCATCCTGCATCCCCCCTTACTCCCatcccctccaggctccccttcccATCCTCTGTACCTCCGGTCTTCCCTGTGTCTGGGCAAAGGGAACCCAAGCTCCTCTAGCAGAAGCAGCCACTGGGTTGATGCACTTCTGAAGGGGAGCAGCAGTTTGGAGGGATGTCAGCCAGTAAAAGAGATCTCTGTCCTCTTCCCTTGGCCAATTATAAATACCTCACAATCCTCCCTGGTGAGAAGTACAGACTGA